One Bos javanicus breed banteng chromosome 9, ARS-OSU_banteng_1.0, whole genome shotgun sequence DNA window includes the following coding sequences:
- the MPC1 gene encoding mitochondrial pyruvate carrier 1 isoform X1 — MCCLCCCSVTETWTRVPLKKLKCVKASDLFFFFSSLCLSCPNLGGSSRNSTHFWGPVANWGLPIAAINDMKKSPEIISGRMTFALCCYSLTFMRFAYKVQPRNWLLFACHATNEVAQLIQGGRLIRHEMSKKASA, encoded by the exons ATGTGCTGCTTGTGTTGTTGTTCTGTTACTGAGACGTGGACACGTGTGCCgttaaagaaactgaaatgtgTCAAAgcatctgatctttttttttttttttcttccctatgtCTTTCCTGTCCGAACCTCGGCGGCTCCTCACGAAATAGTACG CACTTTTGGGGCCCAGTAGCCAACTGGGGTCTTCCCATTGCCGCCATCAATGACATGAAGAAGTCCCCAGAGATTATCAGTGGGCGGATGACATTTG CCCTCTGCTGTTACTCCCTCACGTTCATGAGATTCGCCTACAAGGTGCAGCCTCGGAACTGGCTCCTGTTCGCCTGCCACGCCACCAATGAAGTAGCACAGCTCATCCAGGGAGGACGGCTGATCCGGCACGA GATGTCTAAAAAGGCTTCAGCGTAA